From Triticum aestivum cultivar Chinese Spring chromosome 7B, IWGSC CS RefSeq v2.1, whole genome shotgun sequence:
GAACGGGGCTAGCAGATTTTTTCAATCTTACCTATGATCTCTCTCAGTACATAGTTAAGCACATTCCCCGTATCAAGAATTATTACTCACTCTCTTGCTAAGAGAGCTTTCTGCTGTAGATCCTCTTCTAGATTCAACTTTCTATACAACAAAGTCTTTGAATGTATTTCTAGAGTGGCCTAGGAAGCCATCTCTTTTCCCAAGGTGAAATTAGTGCTGTACATTGCCTTGGTTGCtaaatactcccttcgtttttaaatataagtctctTTGAaaatttcaataagggactacatacggagcaaaatgaatgaatctgcaCTCTAAATATATCTATAcatatccgtatgtagtttgtattaaaatctctaaaatgacttatatttagaaacagagggagtgaATAAATTTAGCCCTCTTTAATGGCTTAGTTTTgtcaaaagaaaagtaaaaaacaaAACCATGGTCCAGGCTCCTCCGTGCGTGCCAAAGCAAAAAGATGAGGACGAGGCGCAGGCAGGGAACAGCGGATCAGGAGGGCCCGAGGCGCAACTATCCCCCCATGCAGAGGCTGCAGCTGCCTGGGAAAGCTGACCGGCCCACTGATCGACGGAGGGAAGTCGAGCTACGTGCTGTGTGCCCGGNNNNNNNNNNNNNNNNNNNNNNNNNNNNNNNNNNNNNNNNNNNNNNNNNNNNNNNNNNNNNNNNNNNNNNNNNNNNNNNNNNNNNNNNNNNNNNNNNNNNNNNNNNNNNNNNNNNNNNNNNNNNNNNNNNNNNNNNNNNNNNNNNNNNNNNNNNNNNNNNNNNNNNNNNNNNNNNNNNNNNNNNNNNNNNNNNNNNNNNNNNNNNNNNNNNNNNNNNNNNNNNNNNNNNNNNNNNNNNNNNNNNNNNNNNNNNNNNNNNNNNNNNNNNNNNNNNNNNNNNNNNNNNNNNNNNNNNNNNNNNNNNNNNNNNNNNNNNNNNNNNNNNNNNNNNNNNNNNNNNNNNNNNNNNNNNNNNNNNNGCCAGCTCAATAGCCGAGCTCTGCACGCAGGCGGTGTGCGTGGCTCCGTCGAGCGGCGGTGGTTGGCGGGCGGAGCACACGAGGCCAGGCCACGGGCGACCGACGCCGACGTGCCGGCACAACAGCAACGTCCAACGACCGCAGCCCGTCCCCCGTGCCCGTGGGCTCGCAACGTTTCCCCCCTCGGCATAAATGCTTGCACGGCTGGACAATCATTTCCTTTCCTGCAGCAGTACAGTTACGATTTCATTCATGTGCCGACGACGGAGGATCGTTTGAATCCCCCTCAAACCCCGGCCGGGTTTTCAAATTTCGAAACCTCCCCGGCCGCCCGACCCGCACGCCATCGCCCGGGTCCCACGCTCCCCGGCCCACCGAACGCCCGATGACAGGCGGGCCCGGGGGCGCGGTGGTACTACCAAAGTCCAAACAGGGGGAAACGAATTTTCGTGTAGATTTCGCTCGGTGCACTCGAGGCTCGTTCGCCTTGCCATTCCCGTTCGTTATCTGGCCCGGTAGTGCTCTGCTGCGACCGTCTTCGCTGGGGATTAGCGGCGGCAGCTCGGAAACCCTAGCCGCTGGGCTCGcctgcggcgatggcggcgactgcgttccggtcggcggcgaggagggacGCGTTCGGGGCcgcggagggcgacggcggcggcgggcccgCAGCGCGCGGCCGGACGCCggacggcgcgggcggcgggggcagCCTCCGCCGGTCGAGGAGCCTGAGCCGgttcccgccgccgtcgccgtccccggAGGACGCGCCGACGCCCTCCTCGAGGTTCGTGACCAAGGTGCGGGGCGGAGGGCCGTCGGGCGGCTTTCCGGAGATCagcctcgacgacctggccgacgaGTTCTTCCGGGCCAGGGTGGAgtccgaggacgacgacgaggaggtggTGGTGCAGCGCGGGGAGGACGACTCGCGCGGGCGGCTCAGGTTCCCGGCGCCCGCGGAGAAGGGCCGCGGCGGCCGGCGGAGCTCCACCGCGCGGTACGCCAGGGAGACGGCGTCGTCCAGGCAGCGCGAGCGCTCGGTGTCGCGGCCCCCGCCCGAGCGGCGGGGCGGAGCCGCGGCGGCTGAAAATggtgccgccgccgccaggagGCAGAGATATGCCTCGGTGGACCGGCGTGCCTCCATTGGCCGGCAACGGTATGCCTCGGTGGACCGCCGTGCCTCCACGGACCGGCAGCGGTGGTGTGAATCGGATGTAAGTTCCAGTAGCATTTCCAGTTTGAATCTACTGTATTTCTTAACCCAAAATAGCAATCTCATTTAAGTTTTTTTATCTGAGTCTATTTGATGTTTGAATTTACCAGTGTTATTAATTTCGTACCCAAGTCTACTTGACCAGATTGAATAAATGAGATGGAGTATGTAGACGCTGTATCAGATACACTAGGAATAAACACTGATATTTCGTATTTCGAAATAATGGTTAAGTATTTCTGCCATTATTTTGTGTTTCTTCGTGCATTGTTTGCATTTAACATTCACATGCCTTGCTGTTTTTTCTTTGGTATTATTTGTGGTCTTGTTTAAGTCTATTTATGGACGATCTGAAATTAATATTAGATTTTAGGAAGCAGGGAATTGTGTTATAGAACAGATGTACGTTGCCAATTGTATGTCTGACAATAGGATGTTTTCCTTGGAAATAAGACAGTTTATTACTTCGAATTCAACAGCAGAATTCCTATACAATGTCAATTCTTCTTGTAACAAAACAAATGACTGGAATCACTGTGAAGTCACTCTGTTTGATCCTCTGCTCCTTCACACGCAGATAAACATAATGCCATTGATAGCTTGAAATTAAGTATATATTTTTCAAGTAGTGCAGGAGCTCTGCCTTTTCATTGGTAGAATGAAATTAAGAATGCCCTGATGTTATCTATGAGTTTTGGATACATGAGTTCAAAAACTAGGCTATTACTCTGCTTTATTACTTCCAATGTGCCTTTTAATTTTAACTCACTTCTAGTGGGATTTGTTTAATTTTCGTCAAAGTATGTAATCACCCGATTCCTTATTTTTCCTTTTGATCCTGCACTTTGTTGTTCCCATTATCACCTTCCGGTTTATTCTACTTGAACAACCTAGAATACTTAACCTGTATTCCTGCACTTCATTGCATCTAGTATGTTTAATGCTGCTTCTAATTTTCTTTTCCATTTCTGGTTGCAGAATGATATGGACTTTTCTCGCCGGTCTGGTTCTAGGGGGACAAATACTAAATGTAGCAGTGGCCATAGTCTGCAGAATTCACTTAATAAATCTAAAGTGAATCAAACTCTGACAAGGTCTACAAGTCAAAATGATTTTGTACATTTACGAGACAGCGGCTCGGTTAGTACCTCTCATCTTGTATTTTCTGTGCTGCTAGAAACTATCCATCACTGATAAGGCCCTTGCTATTTCTGGATGTGAAAATTGAACCATCTATATGAAAAGTTGTAATATAGCTGTTGCACAGCGCAGTTATTTTCTGTTTGTAACATGGTGTGTAATAGTTCTATTTGTGGTGCTTTTTTGGGGGTAGAAAATTTGTGCTGTCCCGTTTCTTGGTGCATAATAACATTGACACTGTCATGTGTTGTGGGCACAATTTATTTCTTTTTGTGGTTGAAATTCGACATTGAATATCTTCGTGCTGATTTTCGCAGAGCCATTCTTCGTTAACTGATGATGAATCTAGGAATGCTCATTCTTTTCATAGCAGAAGTCACAGTGGAAATCGGGCTGTTTATTCCCAGGAGAAGGTTGATTTCACAATATTAATTCAAATTCCCACAACTAGAGTTTTTGGAATACCTAGCATTTAATAGATATATGTGTTTTATGTTATTGTTGGAGCAGCCAATTGAAGATAATGATTCAAATGTGCTGTATGATGTGATGCGTAAAGAAGTGAGGCAAGCTGTTGAAGAAATCAGAACTCAGCTTGAAAAGGTACCTTTTGACATGTTAACTTTTCTAGAAACCTTTGTTTATTTACTAGAGTTTGATTGTTACAATGAAAGGGGATCAATTCAAGGTGCAACAGCGGCCCCTCCACTCCACCTATTAAAGAATTTTCAAATATTTCACATTAGTGCTACCATGTTGAGCAATGATGATGTTACTGGTTGATGGCCAGGATTACATTGGTTATGCTCAGGTGGCAGGACAATG
This genomic window contains:
- the LOC123160315 gene encoding serine/arginine repetitive matrix protein 2, whose protein sequence is MAATAFRSAARRDAFGAAEGDGGGGPAARGRTPDGAGGGGSLRRSRSLSRFPPPSPSPEDAPTPSSRFVTKVRGGGPSGGFPEISLDDLADEFFRARVESEDDDEEVVVQRGEDDSRGRLRFPAPAEKGRGGRRSSTARYARETASSRQRERSVSRPPPERRGGAAAAENGAAAARRQRYASVDRRASIGRQRYASVDRRASTDRQRWCESDNDMDFSRRSGSRGTNTKCSSGHSLQNSLNKSKVNQTLTRSTSQNDFVHLRDSGSSHSSLTDDESRNAHSFHSRSHSGNRAVYSQEKPIEDNDSNVLYDVMRKEVRQAVEEIRTQLEKAVTNSEPSEKARSDDAQPTQVIGELRRNYTSKLEESEKRKQELLAQLAAEEQRGHELTKIVKELLPTTKKNVKPERPPPRRRRSNDRARMSKCLTKEAELYFEDFLSNVEDTDFSSFDGERSDTSSTRRDVVLRAMAETHVVLPKVAPPVVSDGVVLPWLQWETSNDLHASPTTIKTQDASTACSTSSHTMSSRGSWSPGDHDSSAGSKDGLLSRFDEAATRLSSCPDNKRGTSFHMDDYLHLWRSEDFLFERLSQKQRIDYGGLTVCRRSTIM